In the Schaalia hyovaginalis genome, ACTCGAGATGCCAGCCATTTCCGACTCCATCAGCTTTCACGTCGTCACCGCCGGTACCTGCTGGATCCGACTGCCCGGCGGTGAACCCTGCGAGCTGCGGGCAGGAGACCTCGCGCTCGTGCCACATGGACTCGGACATCATCTCGCCAGCGCGCCAGACGCGCCGTCAGGTCCTCGCGTCGATCTCCTGCCGCAGCAGTACCTCACCGACCGCTACTCCCGCCTGCAGCACGGCGGCGATGGCCGCCCCGGCCAATTGATCTGCGGCATCGTCACGTTCGACGACCCCGCAGCACGAGAGCTCATGCGTGCGCTCCCACAGCTCTTGTCCGTCGGCGGTGACACTGCCTCCGCCGACGGAGCGATCCGTGACACGTTGCGCCTCATGGCCGGTGAACTCTCCCGCACACAGCCCGGCGGGGAAGCCGTGGCGACCAGACTCGCCGATATCCTCGTCATCCAAGCGATCCGCACCTGGCTCGCCACCGCTCCCGACACCGGCACCGGATGGCTACGCGCCGTGCAAGACGAACGAATCGGCAGAGCGCTTGAAGCAATCCACGCCAACCCTGGTCACGAATGGACGCTCGAACGACTCGCAACTCTCACAGCGATGTCGCGCTCATCATTCAGCACGCGTTTCGCAGAGCTCGTCGGGGAAGCACCGATCGCGTACCTCACCCGCTGGCGGATGAACATCGCCCACACCCGGCTCCGTGAAGAGAACACCACCGCGGCCCGACTCGCCACCGAACTCGGCTACCACTCCGAAGCGGCATTCAACCGCGCCTTCACACGCATCATCGGACGGACACCAGGCGCAGTGCGCCGCGAACAATGCGCGGCTTCTGGGGTGTGATCGCTCCGGTGCGATCCTCATTGTCGCGGCTCACGCCGCGATCTTGTTGACGGTGCGGATGTTGCGATTCGTGGTCGTACGTTTCCAGGCGGCGCGGCCAAGTTCCTTGCCGAACGGCGATCTCGTCGTGTCGACCACGGGAACGTTCCAATAGACCACGCCCGGGCCGGGCAGTATGCGTTCTTCCCCGCGCGGAAGAGGGTCTGCTGAAGCTTTGGTTGACTCCTGGATGCTTGTTCGAAGGGACGGGCTGGGAGGATATGAGCCATGGCGAAGTACAGCGAGGAATTCAAGCGCGACGCGGTCGCGCTGGTGCGACAAGGCAACAGTCAAAGACAGATCGGCAAAGACCTTGGGGTGTCGAAGTCGGCGCTCTCAAAATGGGTGACTGACGCTGACCGTGCCGACATGGGGTTACCCGCGTCAAAAGAGGTTGAGTCGCCGGTCGAGGATGCGCGGGTGCGGGAGCTGATGAAACGCAACCGGCTCCTCGAACAAGAAGTTGAGGTGCTGCGCCGCGCGGCAGCGTATCTGTCACAGGTACACATCACGCCCCCAAAATGATGTACCCGCTCGTCCGTGAATTGGCTGCGGCCGGCGCCCCCATCAGGGTGCCGGTCGCGGTGACGTGCAGGGTGTTGGGCTTCAGCAAACAGGGCTACTACAAGTGGGTGCGGCAGCCCGTCGCTGACCGCGTATGGGAAGAGGCGCACTTGATCAATGAGCTGCATGATTTGCATGCGGAAGAGCCCGAGTTTGGGTATCGGGGTCTCTCTGACGAGCTGGAAGACCTCGGTCATGTGTTGTCAGAGCGACGCGTGTGGCGGCTGTGTAACGTGGCTGGGATCACTTCTGTGATCACGCAGCGAACACGCCGCTACCAGCAGGCTGGCCCGCCCGTGGGAGACGATCTCGTGCAACGCAACTTCACCGCTGACACCCCAAACCAGGTGTGGCTGACAGACATCACCGAGCATTGGACCGCGGAGGGAAAACTGTACCTGTGTGCGATCAAAGATCTGTGCGGGAACAAGATTGTCGGCTACTCGATCGATAAGCGCATGAAGGCAAGACTTGCGGTAGACGCGCTCGAGATGGCGGTCGCCCACCGCGGCATCCCGACAGGTGTTGTGGTGCACTCGGACCGCGG is a window encoding:
- a CDS encoding AraC family transcriptional regulator gives rise to the protein MEDAVTPGRTDRLARVLHTLRMRSTFYCHAQLTEPWALEMPAISDSISFHVVTAGTCWIRLPGGEPCELRAGDLALVPHGLGHHLASAPDAPSGPRVDLLPQQYLTDRYSRLQHGGDGRPGQLICGIVTFDDPAARELMRALPQLLSVGGDTASADGAIRDTLRLMAGELSRTQPGGEAVATRLADILVIQAIRTWLATAPDTGTGWLRAVQDERIGRALEAIHANPGHEWTLERLATLTAMSRSSFSTRFAELVGEAPIAYLTRWRMNIAHTRLREENTTAARLATELGYHSEAAFNRAFTRIIGRTPGAVRREQCAASGV
- a CDS encoding IS3 family transposase (programmed frameshift), which translates into the protein MAKYSEEFKRDAVALVRQGNSQRQIGKDLGVSKSALSKWVTDADRADMGLPASKEVESPVEDARVRELMKRNRLLEQEVEVLRRAAAYLSQVHINAPKMMYPLVRELAAAGAPIRVPVAVTCRVLGFSKQGYYKWVRQPVADRVWEEAHLINELHDLHAEEPEFGYRGLSDELEDLGHVLSERRVWRLCNVAGITSVITQRTRRYQQAGPPVGDDLVQRNFTADTPNQVWLTDITEHWTAEGKLYLCAIKDLCGNKIVGYSIDKRMKARLAVDALEMAVAHRGIPTGVVVHSDRGSQFRSRKFQQALTRAGLRGSMGRVGSAADNAAMESFFSLLQKNVLDRQSWRTRLELRLAIVSWIEGTYHRKRRQRGLGRLTPIEFEMVMLGKVALAA